From Paenibacillus sp. PK3_47, the proteins below share one genomic window:
- a CDS encoding NAD(P)/FAD-dependent oxidoreductase, whose product MYASERKGLKDMPDNQSNNGQPWDVIIVGAGIAGLTSSIFLAQGGLSVLLLDKGSQPGGRAASTGMASASVNLGAHALFKSGLAILQEAGAVPAGSVPGPPDTFVFKGEDGGSIAFPLSRLLLGSFLKWHEKTELIRFYSRLRRTDTSRLQAVTLQAYLESQISSMRVRSALLALVRVSTYCDAPGLISAGAVIEQLKHGQVLYVDGGWQTLVKQLTNHARKAGVSIRTGSPVSKITGSHPEMTVFLKDGTQLNSRYVISTAGPKDTLAMLDPALEAEEAAVYNKLIPVHAACLDLVMPEIPRPRTRFVLGADYPWYYSNHSAAAVLSEDPTLAVVHVMKYLPPSGADDPASDRVELEGFLDLIQPGWRSHVIKQRYLPRMLVSHAAVTAEGGGTAGRPGVAVAGRPGLYVAGDWAGPVGMLVNASLHSARQAARSILAIREVGK is encoded by the coding sequence ATGTATGCATCAGAGCGGAAAGGGTTGAAGGATATGCCGGATAATCAGAGCAATAACGGGCAGCCATGGGATGTAATCATTGTCGGAGCAGGAATTGCGGGATTAACATCATCCATATTTTTGGCTCAGGGAGGGCTCAGCGTTTTGCTGCTCGACAAAGGGTCACAGCCCGGAGGCAGAGCGGCTTCGACCGGGATGGCTTCCGCCAGCGTTAATCTGGGTGCGCATGCGCTTTTCAAAAGCGGACTGGCAATTTTGCAGGAAGCGGGGGCAGTGCCCGCAGGATCGGTGCCGGGACCGCCGGATACCTTCGTTTTTAAGGGGGAAGACGGCGGGAGTATAGCGTTTCCCCTGTCCCGGCTCCTGCTCGGTTCTTTCCTGAAGTGGCATGAAAAAACAGAGCTTATCCGCTTCTACAGCCGTCTGCGCAGAACCGATACCTCACGGCTGCAGGCTGTTACCCTGCAGGCTTACCTGGAATCGCAAATCTCCAGTATGCGGGTGCGCAGCGCCCTGCTTGCACTTGTACGAGTATCCACGTACTGCGATGCGCCCGGGCTGATCAGTGCAGGCGCTGTGATTGAGCAGCTTAAGCACGGGCAGGTATTATACGTGGACGGGGGCTGGCAGACCCTCGTGAAGCAGCTGACGAATCATGCGCGCAAGGCAGGCGTATCCATCCGTACGGGTTCACCTGTAAGTAAAATTACCGGCAGCCATCCCGAAATGACTGTATTTTTAAAAGATGGAACACAGCTGAACAGCCGTTATGTCATCTCTACAGCCGGCCCCAAGGACACCCTCGCTATGCTTGATCCGGCGCTGGAGGCGGAGGAGGCTGCAGTCTATAATAAGCTGATTCCTGTTCATGCTGCCTGCCTGGATCTGGTGATGCCGGAAATTCCCCGGCCCAGGACCAGATTTGTATTAGGTGCAGATTACCCGTGGTATTACTCTAATCATTCTGCTGCTGCAGTATTGTCGGAGGATCCAACCCTGGCTGTGGTTCATGTCATGAAGTACCTGCCGCCGTCCGGAGCGGATGACCCTGCAAGTGATAGGGTGGAGCTGGAAGGATTCCTCGACCTTATCCAGCCGGGCTGGCGCAGCCATGTGATTAAGCAGCGTTACCTGCCGAGGATGCTTGTCTCCCATGCGGCCGTAACCGCAGAGGGCGGCGGTACCGCAGGCAGACCCGGGGTTGCAGTTGCAGGAAGGCCGGGATTGTATGTTGCCGGGGACTGGGCAGGTCCGGTTGGAATGCTGGTGAATGCTTCACTCCACAGCGCCAGGCAAGCCGCCCGCAGTATACTTGCCATTCGTGAGGTAGGTAAATAA
- a CDS encoding RNA polymerase sigma-70 factor, giving the protein MELDSVYRSYRPLLLSIAYRMLGSVTQAEDLVQDAFVTIQQLVSGKDKDGNPILNMKSYLCKIVTNRCLDYLKSAHNQRELYVGPWLPEPLVQHYAVDGIPPSAAGRDPLQTVMLEDTVSYAFLVLLHRLTPVERAVFILREAFDYDYSDIAEFVNKTEAGCRKIYSRLKQKIQTEPPAGLKTSGQSDQLVLRFLHAASTGDMEGLLSILSEDIVLYSDGGGKVTAAVRPVASSQRVLAFIQGLVSKGNGAGAVRLVQVNGQLGFVVSSSSEPFPTVVSFFCSDNRVQEIYLLRNPEKLRHLRLGPDHE; this is encoded by the coding sequence GTGGAGCTTGATTCCGTATACCGTTCTTACAGGCCGCTGCTGCTGTCCATCGCATACCGGATGCTCGGGTCGGTTACACAGGCCGAGGATCTGGTACAGGACGCGTTCGTAACGATACAGCAACTGGTCAGCGGTAAGGATAAGGATGGCAATCCCATCCTTAATATGAAGTCATACTTGTGCAAGATCGTTACAAACCGCTGTCTCGATTATCTGAAATCCGCGCATAACCAAAGGGAATTGTATGTGGGTCCCTGGCTGCCTGAACCTCTTGTTCAGCATTATGCTGTGGATGGAATCCCACCCTCCGCCGCAGGCCGGGACCCTCTTCAAACAGTTATGCTGGAAGATACGGTTTCGTACGCATTCCTTGTCCTGCTTCACCGGTTAACTCCGGTGGAGCGGGCGGTATTTATTCTTCGTGAAGCTTTTGATTATGATTACAGCGATATTGCGGAATTTGTTAACAAGACAGAAGCGGGATGCCGCAAAATCTACAGCCGTCTCAAACAAAAAATTCAGACTGAACCGCCTGCCGGGCTGAAGACCAGCGGGCAGTCTGACCAGCTGGTCCTCCGATTCCTCCATGCAGCCTCCACAGGTGACATGGAGGGGCTTTTATCCATTCTATCCGAGGATATTGTGCTGTACAGCGACGGGGGCGGAAAGGTCACGGCAGCCGTCCGGCCGGTGGCTTCAAGCCAGCGTGTTCTGGCTTTTATACAAGGCCTGGTCTCCAAAGGGAACGGCGCCGGTGCCGTGCGTCTTGTACAGGTAAACGGACAGTTAGGATTCGTGGTGAGCAGTTCCTCCGAGCCCTTCCCGACAGTTGTCAGCTTCTTTTGCAGCGACAACCGGGTTCAGGAGATTTATCTTCTGCGCAATCCGGAGAAGCTCCGGCATTTACGCTTAGGGCCGGATCACGAATGA
- a CDS encoding endospore germination permease produces MNRSTLRVSELAVTLSLFEVGSTTLFLIGGEAKQDAWLAMLIGALGGLLLLLLHLAIHRQEPKLDLFMLFRRFTGKYLGCLLNLLFVIYFTYEASRNLRDLSEVTVLTLLNNTSVWIIAVIAILVISNTVRYGYKVLFLMCMMLFPLMIFGYLLISVLIPATGLFHYELSLPVLENGWTPVFRAAVPEIISFPFGQVVLFLVFYPHVHKDGNLIKTVILSYLATALSLTFINQLIIFVMGPKLAAYSTLPLLETVQMIDLAEILERMDALFTLLLFLGLGIKIAAFFSGAVIGLERITGVGYKKWVIPVAVLLYGLAFLSPNYTHHIQVGRGEVLNYVSPVFQLALPLLLFIVIMIRKRKKKKKQPDHS; encoded by the coding sequence ATGAACCGGAGTACACTGCGTGTATCAGAGCTGGCTGTGACTCTCTCTCTTTTTGAAGTAGGGAGCACTACCTTGTTTCTAATTGGGGGTGAAGCAAAGCAGGATGCCTGGCTGGCCATGCTCATCGGCGCGCTCGGCGGCCTGCTGCTTCTGCTGCTGCATCTGGCGATACACCGGCAGGAGCCGAAGCTGGATCTGTTCATGTTATTCAGGCGGTTCACAGGAAAATATTTAGGCTGCCTGCTGAATCTGCTGTTTGTTATTTATTTCACCTATGAGGCTTCGCGTAATCTGCGTGATCTGAGCGAAGTGACCGTGCTGACTTTGCTTAACAATACCTCCGTATGGATTATTGCGGTTATAGCAATTTTGGTGATCTCCAATACGGTCCGGTACGGGTACAAAGTACTGTTCCTCATGTGCATGATGCTTTTTCCGCTGATGATATTCGGCTATCTCTTGATCAGTGTGTTAATTCCGGCCACTGGTCTTTTTCATTATGAACTTTCTCTGCCTGTTTTGGAGAACGGGTGGACTCCGGTGTTCCGGGCAGCGGTACCCGAAATTATTTCCTTTCCTTTCGGCCAGGTCGTATTGTTCCTGGTGTTCTATCCTCATGTACATAAGGACGGAAATCTTATTAAGACCGTTATCTTGTCCTATCTGGCCACTGCCCTTTCCCTAACCTTTATTAATCAGCTGATTATATTTGTTATGGGCCCCAAGCTCGCTGCCTACAGCACGCTCCCGCTGCTTGAAACTGTGCAGATGATCGACCTGGCGGAAATATTGGAACGGATGGATGCCCTGTTCACGCTGCTTCTGTTCCTTGGATTGGGTATCAAGATTGCCGCTTTCTTCAGCGGGGCTGTAATAGGGCTGGAGAGAATTACCGGGGTGGGCTACAAAAAATGGGTGATCCCAGTGGCAGTGCTACTGTACGGGTTAGCTTTTTTGTCTCCCAACTACACCCATCACATTCAGGTAGGCCGCGGTGAAGTGCTGAATTACGTATCTCCTGTATTCCAGCTGGCCCTTCCTTTACTGCTGTTTATCGTCATCATGATCAGAAAGAGAAAAAAGAAGAAAAAACAGCCGGATCATTCGTGA
- a CDS encoding Ger(x)C family spore germination protein has translation MRLFRAFFIPSILFLFLTGCGNRIELNELGITTATGYDGHKGDWTISYQVIVPSAMTAGSGSAGSGGSQSAIHTFSTKGRSIREAVAASSIEHPRKLYFAHTNVVIIGKEAAEAGIGEILDNYYRNPDARETVKVFVTDGKASDCLKVLIPPEKLPGQALANILQRNAQLSSYYPSMSVHQLALQISSDSAAAGVPELSIEGLGDTLESIDIYKETAPAGTKKLSRLAVFYKDKQVGTLSRNESLGLNWLNDRVQSTTLSSENSKGEITAFLVRKAKVKITPIKGPEHYTLRVNVKVNAEITETTSDEDITTAQGLKVLQREAEERIEAQILEGWNGMQKLNLDLAGIGNNIHRKHPGDWKEIKGSWPEALAEMDIDISVKVNLIQPGLLQASFNKLLGEQ, from the coding sequence ATGCGCCTGTTCCGGGCATTCTTTATCCCGTCCATCCTGTTTCTGTTCCTTACAGGGTGCGGAAACCGCATAGAGCTTAATGAGCTGGGGATAACGACAGCCACGGGGTACGATGGGCACAAAGGCGACTGGACAATTAGCTACCAGGTGATCGTTCCTTCGGCAATGACTGCCGGTAGCGGCTCCGCAGGCAGCGGAGGATCGCAATCTGCCATCCATACGTTCTCCACCAAAGGCAGAAGTATTAGAGAAGCTGTAGCGGCCAGCAGTATAGAACACCCGCGGAAGCTGTATTTTGCCCATACCAATGTGGTTATCATCGGCAAAGAAGCAGCAGAAGCGGGTATTGGAGAAATCCTCGACAATTACTACCGTAATCCGGATGCCCGGGAAACGGTAAAAGTGTTCGTCACAGACGGAAAAGCCAGTGACTGCCTGAAGGTGCTGATTCCCCCGGAGAAGCTTCCCGGACAGGCATTGGCCAATATTTTGCAGAGAAATGCCCAGTTATCCTCGTACTACCCTTCCATGTCTGTCCACCAGCTGGCGCTTCAAATCAGCTCGGATAGCGCTGCTGCAGGCGTGCCGGAGTTATCTATTGAAGGTCTCGGTGATACGCTGGAATCTATTGATATTTATAAAGAAACCGCACCTGCCGGTACCAAAAAATTATCCCGTCTGGCTGTTTTTTACAAGGACAAGCAGGTAGGGACTTTGAGCCGGAATGAGAGCCTGGGACTTAACTGGCTGAATGACCGTGTGCAGTCGACCACCCTTAGCAGCGAAAACAGCAAAGGAGAAATCACCGCTTTTCTGGTCCGCAAAGCGAAGGTGAAGATTACCCCGATAAAAGGACCGGAGCACTACACCCTGCGTGTAAATGTTAAAGTTAATGCAGAGATTACGGAAACCACATCTGATGAAGATATAACCACTGCCCAGGGGCTAAAAGTCCTGCAGCGGGAGGCCGAAGAGCGCATTGAAGCCCAGATTCTGGAGGGCTGGAACGGGATGCAGAAATTGAACCTGGATCTTGCCGGCATCGGAAATAACATCCACCGGAAGCATCCCGGGGACTGGAAGGAAATCAAGGGCAGCTGGCCTGAAGCTTTAGCTGAAATGGATATTGATATTAGCGTTAAGGTGAACCTTATCCAGCCTGGACTGCTCCAGGCTTCCTTCAACAAGCTGCTTGGAGAGCAATAA